A stretch of Arthrobacter sp. NEB 688 DNA encodes these proteins:
- a CDS encoding TDT family transporter translates to MPPPTATPSRTTATTLPPAGPAWYPAVMGTGILATLLQAHAGGSAALHGAALVVVAIAWAVLLGLTAAFATRVVTRPGTLRASVTDLATLPLWGTVAMGLLSVGAATAAVLPGSSAAELVDPVAVDAVLWVAGTALGLVTALGFAALLVRGHPGAPSPVWGLPVVPPMVSATTAAPLVAHLDGAGSRFLLVLLAWACFGLALVLGTLVFAVAYHHHWRVSPLEPAVAPSAWIPLGVVGQSTAAAVSLSAAGAGLLTPAVAAVAQQSAVAFGAVVLTVGAPLAGWALVVTLRGFASRPPFAPGWWALTFPVGTLSLGAHQLGLATGSGALQAVGAALLVVLCGTWTLCAVLSLRALAASLRRHRGPTQGFVDETPEPSRGLVDVSG, encoded by the coding sequence ATGCCCCCGCCCACCGCGACCCCCTCCCGGACGACCGCCACCACGCTGCCCCCGGCGGGGCCGGCCTGGTACCCGGCCGTCATGGGCACCGGCATCCTCGCGACGCTCCTCCAGGCCCACGCCGGCGGGTCCGCCGCGCTCCACGGCGCCGCCCTCGTCGTGGTGGCGATCGCCTGGGCCGTGCTGCTCGGGCTCACCGCGGCGTTCGCGACGCGGGTCGTCACGCGACCGGGCACCCTGCGCGCGAGCGTCACCGACCTCGCGACCCTCCCGCTGTGGGGCACCGTCGCGATGGGCCTGCTGTCGGTCGGCGCCGCGACCGCCGCGGTGCTGCCCGGCTCCTCCGCGGCCGAGCTCGTCGACCCGGTCGCGGTCGACGCCGTGCTCTGGGTCGCCGGCACGGCGCTCGGGCTCGTGACGGCGCTCGGCTTCGCCGCGCTGCTCGTCCGCGGCCATCCGGGGGCGCCGTCGCCGGTCTGGGGGCTGCCGGTCGTGCCGCCGATGGTGTCGGCGACGACGGCCGCGCCGCTCGTGGCGCACCTCGACGGCGCCGGGTCGCGCTTCCTGCTCGTCCTCCTCGCGTGGGCGTGCTTCGGCCTCGCGCTCGTCCTCGGCACCCTCGTCTTCGCGGTCGCCTACCACCACCACTGGCGGGTCAGCCCGCTCGAGCCCGCCGTCGCCCCGTCGGCGTGGATCCCGCTGGGCGTCGTCGGCCAGTCGACCGCGGCCGCGGTGTCCCTGTCGGCGGCCGGCGCGGGCCTTCTCACGCCCGCCGTGGCCGCCGTCGCGCAGCAGTCCGCGGTGGCCTTCGGCGCCGTGGTGCTCACGGTCGGCGCCCCGCTGGCGGGCTGGGCCCTCGTCGTCACGCTGCGGGGGTTCGCGTCCCGGCCCCCGTTCGCACCCGGGTGGTGGGCGCTCACCTTCCCGGTCGGGACCCTCTCGCTCGGGGCGCACCAGCTCGGGCTGGCCACGGGCTCCGGGGCGCTGCAGGCGGTCGGCGCCGCCCTCCTCGTGGTCCTCTGCGGGACGTGGACGCTCTGCGCGGTGCTGTCGCTGCGGGCGCTCGCGGCATCCCTGCGCCGGCACCGCGGCCCGACGCAGGGGTTCGTCGACGAGACCCCGGAACCGTCCCGGGGTCTCGTCGACGTCTCGGGGTGA
- a CDS encoding LysR family transcriptional regulator has product MAPDLASLRLLADVARLGGIAAAGRAHGITQQSASERVRSLEADVGLDLVTRGRSGSALTPTGRLVVEWSADLLARADDLDEALSTLRRDRSRELRVHASLTVAETVLPRVLVRARRDSVAHVTLHATNSASVVDAVRSGAADLGFVEGPVPLDGLGHRGVGVDELVLVAAPDDPWARRRRVVVPDDLGARALSSREEGSGTRRVWEDALAEAGVAAPPPEAVFDTTTALLASVAAGGPPAFVSRRSAIHLVGAGELTALPTVGLALRRPLTAVWQGGSLPARGPARDLLALVAAALRTPEAQGEPVT; this is encoded by the coding sequence ATGGCCCCGGACCTCGCCTCGCTGCGCCTGCTCGCCGACGTCGCCCGCCTCGGCGGCATCGCGGCGGCCGGTCGCGCGCACGGCATCACGCAGCAGTCGGCCTCCGAGCGGGTCCGCTCGCTCGAGGCGGACGTCGGGCTCGACCTCGTGACGCGGGGCCGCTCGGGGTCGGCGCTCACCCCGACCGGGCGGCTCGTCGTCGAGTGGTCGGCCGACCTGCTGGCCCGCGCCGACGACCTCGACGAGGCCCTCAGCACGCTGCGCCGCGACCGCTCGCGCGAGCTGCGGGTCCACGCGAGCCTCACCGTCGCCGAGACCGTCCTGCCGCGCGTCCTCGTCCGGGCCCGGCGCGACTCGGTGGCCCACGTGACGCTGCACGCCACCAACTCGGCGTCGGTCGTGGATGCCGTCCGCTCCGGCGCCGCGGACCTCGGGTTCGTCGAGGGCCCGGTCCCGCTCGACGGCCTCGGCCACCGCGGCGTGGGCGTCGACGAGCTGGTCCTCGTCGCGGCGCCGGACGACCCCTGGGCCCGGCGCCGGCGCGTCGTCGTCCCCGACGACCTCGGGGCGCGGGCGCTGAGCAGCCGCGAGGAGGGCTCCGGCACCCGGCGCGTCTGGGAGGACGCGCTCGCCGAGGCCGGGGTCGCGGCCCCGCCGCCGGAGGCCGTGTTCGACACGACGACCGCGCTGCTCGCCTCGGTCGCCGCTGGCGGCCCGCCCGCGTTCGTCAGCCGCCGCTCCGCCATCCACCTCGTGGGGGCCGGGGAGCTCACGGCGCTGCCGACGGTGGGCCTGGCGCTGCGTCGGCCGCTGACCGCCGTGTGGCAGGGCGGCTCCCTGCCGGCGCGCGGCCCCGCACGCGACCTCCTGGCGCTCGTGGCCGCGGCGCTCCGCACGCCCGAGGCACAGGGGGAGCCTGTCACCTGA
- a CDS encoding zinc-dependent alcohol dehydrogenase family protein, with translation MPDAVRPDAPTAASSSASPSGSSMMRAVVYDAPRELEVRTVPRPVAGPGEVVVDVDLAGLCGTDLHLHEGGFFAGFPLTPGHEATGTVRAVGEGVTHVRPGQRVAVDNASSCGRCRECSRGNHLFCEHFHSLGVNAPGGFAESLLSPGHKVYPADDLDPEVAVLAEPLACAVHGMDVLGLRPGADVLVVGAGTTGLLLSQLLLHGGAGRVTVAAPTPFKLELADAYGVDRVVRVTRDADETARTLAALQPDGFDVTVDVTGAASVVGMLPSLTAANGTVFVYGMCDEDARVPLRPYDVFRRQLTVKGSFAQVDCLDRALALLRSGRVRTEGLVTHRFPLSGYAEALETLRSDPTSLKVLLEPGR, from the coding sequence GTGCCCGACGCCGTGCGCCCCGACGCCCCCACCGCTGCCTCCTCCTCCGCCTCCCCCTCCGGGTCCTCGATGATGCGGGCCGTCGTCTACGACGCGCCGCGCGAGCTCGAGGTGCGCACGGTGCCGCGGCCGGTCGCCGGCCCGGGCGAGGTCGTCGTCGACGTCGACCTCGCGGGCCTCTGCGGCACCGACCTGCACCTGCACGAGGGCGGGTTCTTCGCCGGCTTCCCGCTGACGCCCGGCCACGAGGCGACGGGCACCGTCCGCGCGGTCGGCGAGGGCGTGACCCACGTGCGCCCCGGGCAGCGGGTGGCCGTCGACAACGCCTCGTCGTGCGGCCGCTGCCGGGAGTGCTCCCGCGGCAACCACCTCTTCTGCGAGCACTTCCACTCGCTCGGGGTCAACGCGCCCGGGGGTTTCGCGGAGTCGCTGCTCAGCCCGGGCCACAAGGTCTACCCGGCCGACGACCTCGACCCCGAGGTCGCCGTGCTCGCCGAGCCGCTGGCCTGCGCGGTGCACGGGATGGACGTGCTCGGGCTGCGGCCCGGGGCCGACGTGCTCGTCGTCGGGGCCGGGACGACCGGGCTGCTGCTCTCGCAGCTGCTGCTGCACGGCGGGGCCGGGCGCGTGACCGTCGCCGCGCCGACGCCGTTCAAGCTCGAGCTCGCCGACGCGTACGGCGTCGACCGGGTCGTGCGCGTGACGCGGGACGCCGACGAGACCGCGCGCACGCTGGCCGCACTGCAGCCCGACGGGTTCGACGTGACGGTCGACGTCACCGGGGCCGCGTCGGTCGTCGGGATGCTGCCCTCGCTCACGGCGGCGAACGGCACGGTGTTCGTCTACGGGATGTGCGACGAGGACGCCCGGGTGCCCCTGCGCCCGTACGACGTCTTCCGGCGGCAGCTGACCGTCAAGGGGTCCTTCGCGCAGGTCGACTGCCTCGACCGGGCACTGGCGCTGCTGCGCTCGGGGCGGGTGCGGACCGAGGGGCTCGTGACGCACCGCTTCCCGCTCTCGGGCTACGCCGAGGCCCTCGAGACGCTGCGCTCGGACCCGACGAGCCTCAAGGTGCTCCTCGAGCCCGGTCGCTGA
- a CDS encoding DUF6498-containing protein: MNVVLTGLGRVLGLQLVLRLSDGMPRAAARGLLAATVVVVNAAPMLAVATGTIGYGDVWLWLALEVVTIYVWSLARALVSRGPDGRGRARSFGTLFFGFHYGMFALVPFLVGLATVLPVAPLRSPWLTVLVLGGIGFLAAGWASAGRLRERRPLGIGDFVRAYARMALAYAALFVPLVAQGVGSSDDLTRLGAGQSRGLALLVLAAKLVLELLLVLAVERRDGRLLVLGRPVVVTVRRAA, translated from the coding sequence GTGAACGTCGTCCTCACCGGCCTCGGCCGGGTGCTCGGGCTCCAGCTCGTCCTGCGCCTCAGCGACGGGATGCCGCGCGCCGCCGCCCGTGGTCTGCTCGCCGCCACCGTCGTCGTCGTCAACGCGGCGCCGATGCTCGCGGTCGCGACGGGCACCATCGGCTACGGCGACGTCTGGCTGTGGCTGGCGCTCGAGGTCGTGACGATCTACGTGTGGTCCCTCGCCCGGGCCCTGGTCTCCCGCGGACCCGACGGCCGGGGCCGCGCCCGCTCCTTCGGGACCCTCTTCTTCGGGTTCCACTACGGGATGTTCGCCCTCGTCCCCTTCCTCGTCGGGCTCGCCACGGTGCTGCCGGTCGCGCCGCTGCGCAGCCCCTGGCTCACGGTGCTCGTCCTCGGCGGCATCGGCTTCCTCGCGGCGGGCTGGGCGAGCGCCGGCCGGCTGCGCGAGCGGCGGCCCCTCGGCATCGGGGACTTCGTGCGGGCCTACGCCCGGATGGCGCTCGCGTACGCCGCGCTCTTCGTCCCGCTCGTCGCGCAGGGCGTCGGGAGCAGCGACGACCTGACCCGGCTGGGCGCCGGGCAGTCGCGCGGTCTCGCCCTGCTCGTGCTCGCCGCGAAGCTCGTCCTCGAGCTGCTGCTCGTCCTGGCCGTCGAGCGGCGCGACGGGCGCCTGCTCGTCCTCGGCCGACCGGTCGTCGTCACGGTCCGGCGGGCGGCGTGA
- a CDS encoding MFS transporter encodes MSASTPVPLRRDPDFRRFWLARQVSIAGTLVTAVALPVLVYRLSGSPSLTALVTLVEGLPYLLFGLVSGAISDRLDRRRVMVAADLASAVAIGSVPLAHELGMLTVGHALLAGFLTQACFVFFDGAAFGALPGIVGRERLGPANAAIWGFGSLLDLGMPMLAGVLLAALHPALLLGVDALSFLASAAAVVGITARLSGARDLPPISPRAVADEVRVGLRFLLDHPGVRSQTVIGFLQSLSGAGFMALSVPYADRLLGVGTSGWRFGAVFAAWGIGGIVAATLTPRLHRRFSMPRATLLALPVSAVAGLVVATTSSFVVALVAMVGWGIAYQAVVLTSITYRQQATPEHLLGRVNTTGRMLSFGVGWTTGALGASAVAGVLGTRGAMVATVSVGVLAAVYGWLSPLRTLREAPVPA; translated from the coding sequence GTGAGCGCCTCCACCCCCGTCCCGCTGCGGCGCGACCCGGACTTCCGGCGCTTCTGGCTGGCCCGCCAGGTCTCCATCGCCGGCACCCTCGTGACGGCCGTCGCACTGCCCGTCCTCGTCTACCGGCTGAGCGGCAGCCCCTCGCTCACCGCGCTCGTCACCCTCGTCGAGGGCCTGCCCTACCTGCTCTTCGGGCTCGTGTCGGGGGCGATCTCCGACCGGCTCGACCGCCGCCGCGTCATGGTCGCCGCCGACCTCGCGAGCGCGGTGGCCATCGGGTCGGTGCCGCTCGCCCACGAGCTCGGGATGCTCACCGTGGGGCACGCCCTGCTCGCCGGCTTCCTCACGCAGGCCTGCTTCGTCTTCTTCGACGGCGCCGCGTTCGGCGCCCTGCCGGGCATCGTCGGCCGCGAGCGCCTCGGCCCGGCCAACGCCGCGATCTGGGGGTTCGGCTCGCTCCTCGACCTCGGGATGCCGATGCTCGCCGGCGTCCTGCTCGCCGCCCTGCACCCGGCGCTGCTGCTCGGCGTCGACGCGCTGAGCTTCCTCGCCTCGGCGGCGGCCGTCGTCGGCATCACGGCCCGGCTCTCGGGCGCCCGCGACCTGCCGCCGATCAGCCCGCGCGCCGTCGCCGACGAGGTGCGCGTCGGGCTGCGCTTCCTCCTGGACCACCCGGGGGTGCGCTCGCAGACCGTCATCGGCTTCCTCCAGTCGCTCTCCGGCGCCGGCTTCATGGCGCTCTCGGTGCCCTACGCCGACCGGCTGCTCGGGGTCGGCACGAGCGGCTGGCGCTTCGGGGCGGTGTTCGCGGCGTGGGGGATCGGCGGCATCGTCGCCGCGACCCTCACGCCGCGCCTGCACCGCCGCTTCTCGATGCCGCGGGCCACGCTGCTGGCCCTGCCGGTGTCGGCGGTCGCCGGGCTCGTCGTCGCGACGACGTCGTCCTTCGTCGTCGCGCTCGTCGCGATGGTCGGCTGGGGCATCGCGTACCAGGCCGTCGTCCTCACCTCCATCACGTACCGCCAGCAGGCGACGCCCGAGCACCTGCTCGGCCGCGTCAACACGACCGGCCGGATGCTCTCCTTCGGCGTCGGCTGGACCACCGGTGCGCTCGGGGCCAGCGCGGTCGCCGGGGTCCTGGGGACCCGCGGCGCGATGGTCGCCACCGTGTCGGTCGGGGTGCTGGCCGCCGTCTACGGATGGCTCTCGCCGCTGCGCACCCTGCGCGAGGCCCCGGTGCCGGCGTGA
- a CDS encoding MFS transporter: MSAGAPQAERAERVAGRSRWALLAAFSLLVATTQVLWLTFAPVTVESARALGVSEGLVGDLAVVNPLLFVVLALPAGRFVDRSFHPTLVAGALFTAAGALVRLVDPGAYGWQLAGQLLASVAQPLVLTATTTLAARAFPARERTTAIAVGSAAQFVGVLVGALAGAPLVAAGGLPLLLGVHAGLAVVAAAAVVGMLRVAVLAPVAQRDAHGLRWLRDEPLLWRLAGLLLVGVGVFNALATWLDPVMAGLGHPGTGGPLIAVTTLAGVVGAALLPGPVAARRRRRMFLVGATACTAAVFALLVVANTPVVAGVLLAVLGFVLLAGLPVALEWSEARVGVARSGTATAVLLLAGNLGGVLLVLLVQPFVGTPRVALVVIALAALPGALLALSLPRREEAA; this comes from the coding sequence GTGAGCGCCGGTGCGCCGCAGGCCGAGCGGGCCGAGCGGGTCGCCGGCCGGTCGCGGTGGGCGCTGCTGGCGGCCTTCTCCCTCCTCGTCGCGACGACCCAGGTGCTGTGGCTGACCTTCGCGCCGGTCACCGTCGAGTCCGCCCGGGCGCTCGGCGTCTCCGAGGGGCTCGTCGGCGACCTCGCGGTCGTCAACCCGCTGCTCTTCGTCGTGCTCGCCCTCCCCGCAGGCCGGTTCGTCGACCGCTCGTTCCACCCGACGCTGGTCGCCGGTGCGCTGTTCACCGCCGCCGGTGCGCTCGTGCGCCTCGTCGACCCCGGGGCCTACGGCTGGCAGCTCGCGGGCCAGCTGCTCGCGTCGGTGGCCCAGCCGCTCGTCCTCACGGCGACGACGACCCTCGCCGCCCGCGCCTTCCCGGCCCGGGAGCGCACGACCGCCATCGCCGTCGGGTCGGCCGCTCAGTTCGTCGGGGTGCTCGTCGGGGCGCTCGCCGGGGCACCGCTCGTCGCGGCCGGGGGGCTGCCGCTGCTCCTCGGCGTCCACGCCGGGCTCGCCGTGGTCGCGGCCGCCGCCGTCGTCGGGATGCTCCGCGTCGCCGTGCTCGCGCCGGTCGCCCAGCGCGACGCCCACGGCCTGCGCTGGCTGCGCGACGAGCCGCTGCTCTGGCGGCTGGCCGGGCTCCTCCTCGTCGGCGTCGGCGTCTTCAACGCACTCGCCACCTGGCTCGACCCGGTGATGGCCGGGCTCGGGCACCCCGGCACGGGCGGGCCGCTCATCGCGGTGACGACGCTCGCGGGGGTCGTCGGCGCCGCCCTGCTCCCCGGCCCGGTGGCCGCCCGGCGGCGCCGCAGGATGTTCCTCGTCGGCGCGACCGCCTGCACCGCAGCGGTGTTCGCGCTGCTCGTCGTGGCCAACACCCCGGTCGTCGCCGGCGTGCTGCTCGCGGTGCTCGGGTTCGTCCTGCTCGCGGGGCTGCCCGTGGCGCTCGAGTGGTCCGAGGCCCGCGTCGGGGTCGCCCGCTCCGGCACCGCGACGGCCGTCCTGCTGCTGGCCGGCAACCTCGGTGGCGTCCTGCTCGTGCTCCTCGTCCAGCCCTTCGTCGGCACGCCCCGGGTCGCGCTCGTCGTCATCGCGCTGGCGGCGCTGCCCGGTGCGCTGCTGGCGCTCTCGCTGCCGCGCCGCGAGGAGGCCGCCTGA
- a CDS encoding bacterial proteasome activator family protein: protein MSDQPRSDRDQPADERRQVPATVVGDPDRIVVVTPDGMGVADREPQDAGERTTDEGPRNPADLVEQPAKVMRIGSMVKQLLEEVRSSPLDDRGRARLAEIHDRSIAELKDGLAPELVAELERIALPFKDEQPTDAELRIAQAQLVGWLEGLFHGIQTALVAQQMAAQAQLQQMRALPPGMQAGRGHAPQGPGGMPGMPQPGGEGHAEGTGQYL, encoded by the coding sequence ATGAGCGACCAGCCCCGCAGCGACCGCGACCAGCCCGCCGACGAGCGCCGCCAGGTGCCGGCCACCGTCGTCGGCGACCCCGACCGCATCGTCGTCGTGACGCCCGACGGGATGGGCGTCGCCGACCGCGAGCCGCAGGATGCCGGCGAGCGCACCACCGACGAGGGCCCGCGCAACCCCGCCGACCTCGTCGAGCAGCCCGCGAAGGTCATGCGCATCGGCTCGATGGTCAAGCAGCTCCTCGAGGAGGTGCGCAGCAGCCCGCTCGACGACCGCGGGCGCGCCCGCCTGGCCGAGATCCACGACCGCTCGATCGCCGAGCTCAAGGACGGCCTCGCCCCCGAGCTCGTCGCGGAGCTGGAGCGGATCGCCCTGCCGTTCAAGGACGAGCAGCCCACCGACGCCGAGCTGCGCATCGCCCAGGCCCAGCTGGTCGGCTGGCTCGAGGGCCTCTTCCACGGCATCCAGACCGCGCTCGTCGCCCAGCAGATGGCCGCGCAGGCGCAGCTGCAGCAGATGCGGGCGCTCCCGCCGGGGATGCAGGCCGGCCGCGGTCACGCCCCGCAGGGTCCCGGCGGGATGCCGGGGATGCCGCAGCCGGGCGGCGAGGGCCACGCGGAGGGCACCGGCCAGTACCTCTGA
- a CDS encoding DUF2975 domain-containing protein: protein MAGRASLSSSLWRFDRSDRWGLTALLVLVAAAAALAGVVGPVLDWVGGEPLAVGTVGPVVVPTLDAVGTRYGDGEYDVLLTGAGAGERLLDLLPGVALTVLVAVGCLLVQRLMRGVAGGDAFDPRNVSRLRGLALLLALGVPVVWFARVTTDLALLSGADLGAGGPGALVEVPWLPMLGGMVLALVAEAFRVGTQLRDDVEGLV, encoded by the coding sequence ATGGCCGGTCGCGCGAGTCTCTCCTCCAGCCTGTGGCGCTTCGACCGCTCGGACCGCTGGGGCCTGACCGCTCTGCTCGTCCTCGTGGCGGCCGCCGCCGCGCTCGCCGGCGTCGTCGGGCCGGTCCTCGACTGGGTCGGCGGCGAGCCGCTGGCCGTCGGCACCGTCGGCCCGGTCGTCGTCCCGACCCTCGACGCGGTCGGGACCCGGTACGGCGACGGCGAGTACGACGTCCTGCTGACCGGCGCCGGGGCCGGTGAGCGCCTGCTCGACCTGCTGCCCGGGGTCGCGCTCACCGTGCTCGTCGCGGTCGGCTGCCTCCTCGTCCAGCGGCTGATGCGCGGGGTGGCCGGCGGTGACGCCTTCGACCCGAGGAACGTCTCCCGGCTGCGGGGCCTCGCGCTGCTGCTCGCGCTCGGGGTGCCGGTCGTGTGGTTCGCCCGCGTCACGACCGACCTCGCGCTGCTGTCCGGGGCCGACCTCGGCGCCGGCGGCCCGGGGGCGCTCGTCGAGGTCCCGTGGCTGCCGATGCTCGGCGGCATGGTGCTCGCCCTCGTCGCGGAGGCCTTCCGGGTCGGCACGCAGCTGCGCGACGACGTCGAGGGCCTGGTCTGA
- a CDS encoding helix-turn-helix transcriptional regulator, which produces MPVEEPHRVVCHLDRLLEERGMTLAALAEAVGVTVVNLSVLKNDRAKAIRFSTLTAVCDVLGCQPGDVLSVEPA; this is translated from the coding sequence ATGCCCGTCGAGGAGCCGCACCGCGTCGTCTGTCACCTCGACCGGCTGCTCGAGGAGCGGGGGATGACCCTCGCCGCCCTCGCCGAGGCGGTCGGGGTGACGGTCGTCAACCTCTCGGTGCTCAAGAACGACCGCGCCAAGGCCATCCGCTTCAGCACGCTGACGGCCGTGTGCGACGTCCTCGGGTGCCAGCCCGGCGACGTGCTGTCGGTCGAGCCGGCCTGA
- a CDS encoding class F sortase, with product MTGSTPGRGWRLGAVLAALVALACVAALVVRTVTAPGDVEGDGLAALTPTASASPSPATATDGPAPTPSVRATARAADPGAIEANDDAAPPVRLRIPDLGVAADVRPVGVQDDGAMVIPAAPTSVGWYRYGSAPSTPRGHTVIAGHVATREDGPGALAPLSGAREGMRIEVTDADGEEHTYEVTGRESVRKKALPVDEIFARDGEPRLVLITCGGEYLPELRAHRDNVVVTAAPVD from the coding sequence ATGACCGGCTCGACCCCCGGCCGCGGCTGGCGCCTCGGCGCCGTGCTCGCCGCCCTCGTCGCGCTCGCCTGCGTCGCGGCCCTCGTCGTCCGCACGGTCACCGCGCCGGGCGATGTCGAGGGCGACGGCCTGGCCGCCCTGACCCCGACCGCGAGCGCGTCGCCCTCGCCCGCTACCGCCACCGACGGCCCGGCACCCACGCCCTCGGTCCGCGCGACCGCCCGCGCCGCCGACCCGGGGGCCATCGAGGCAAACGACGACGCCGCCCCGCCCGTGCGGCTGCGCATCCCCGACCTCGGGGTCGCCGCCGACGTGCGCCCGGTCGGCGTCCAGGACGACGGCGCGATGGTCATCCCCGCCGCGCCCACGAGCGTCGGCTGGTACCGCTACGGCTCCGCGCCCTCGACCCCTCGGGGCCACACGGTCATCGCGGGGCACGTCGCCACCCGCGAGGACGGACCCGGCGCCCTCGCCCCCCTGTCCGGTGCGCGCGAGGGGATGCGCATCGAGGTGACCGACGCCGACGGCGAGGAGCACACCTACGAGGTGACCGGCAGGGAGTCGGTGCGCAAGAAGGCCCTTCCCGTCGACGAGATCTTCGCCCGGGACGGCGAGCCCCGGCTGGTGCTCATCACGTGCGGCGGCGAGTACCTGCCCGAGCTGCGGGCCCACCGCGACAACGTCGTCGTCACCGCCGCCCCGGTCGACTGA
- a CDS encoding DUF4397 domain-containing protein has product MRRALAATAVVAVAALPLALTTPAYAADDASVVVVHGVPGLTVDVYGSADTTYGADEALLEDFEPGTVTDPVKLPAGTYNLAVFPAGDDPSGDPAIEATDVEVPAGANISVVAHLDADGNPTLTPFVNDVDPVAAGQGRLVVRHTAAAPAVDVLAGGEAVFSGLTNPNEDSADLPAGTVSAAVALAGTTDPVIGPADVDVAEGTSTIVYAYGSAEDDTLALAVQTIGGLHSSPSGVPSGTADLPADTTPALLLGAAGLATLAALGMGLRARRSRV; this is encoded by the coding sequence ATGCGACGAGCCCTCGCCGCCACCGCCGTCGTCGCGGTCGCCGCACTCCCCCTCGCCCTCACGACCCCGGCGTACGCCGCGGACGACGCCAGCGTCGTCGTCGTGCACGGGGTCCCCGGCCTCACGGTCGACGTGTACGGCAGCGCCGACACGACGTACGGCGCCGACGAGGCCCTGCTCGAGGACTTCGAGCCCGGCACCGTCACCGACCCGGTCAAGCTCCCCGCCGGCACCTACAACCTCGCCGTCTTCCCCGCCGGGGACGACCCGAGCGGCGACCCGGCCATCGAGGCGACCGACGTCGAGGTCCCGGCCGGCGCGAACATCAGCGTCGTCGCCCACCTCGACGCCGACGGCAACCCGACCCTCACGCCGTTCGTCAACGACGTCGACCCCGTCGCCGCGGGCCAGGGCCGGCTCGTGGTGCGCCACACCGCCGCCGCCCCGGCCGTCGACGTCCTCGCCGGTGGTGAGGCCGTCTTCAGCGGCCTGACCAACCCGAACGAGGACAGCGCCGACCTCCCGGCCGGCACCGTCTCCGCGGCCGTCGCCCTCGCGGGCACGACCGACCCGGTCATCGGCCCGGCCGACGTCGACGTCGCCGAGGGCACCTCGACGATCGTCTACGCGTACGGCTCCGCCGAGGACGACACCCTCGCCCTGGCCGTCCAGACCATCGGCGGCCTGCACTCCTCGCCGTCCGGCGTCCCGTCCGGCACGGCCGACCTGCCGGCCGACACCACCCCGGCGCTGCTCCTCGGCGCCGCGGGCCTCGCGACGCTCGCCGCGCTCGGGATGGGCCTGCGCGCCCGTCGCAGCCGCGTCTGA
- a CDS encoding MFS transporter codes for MSPIASYRRLFSLAGPLYVLVAFVGRLPLAMSQMGTLLLVSGTTGSYGLGGAAAGGLAVANAVGAPFAGSLADRIGQRPVVLVQSLAGGAGLLLLVGLAHGGAASGLVIASAALAGLLMPQVGPLARVRWRPLTRHQGSQQPRLMETAFSYEGAADEASFVMGPALIGVLAVLASPSVALVVAAVLLLGFGTAFAVHHTAALTLAHRPSAEGAGRLVTATFVVLLLAQLLIGVVFGSVQTGTTVLTTLAGQPGLAGLVHATLGIGSVIAGLAVAGLPARFTVPSRVLVAATGLAVLSAPLLLTDSVPRLFLVVLVLGFVIAPYMISVFMLGERAVPPARIGTAMTLLASTTGLGYAIGSAVAGRVADVHGHTGAFTVTVSAGVLAMLLALFGRPLLTRATPTAPAPAAAPSPATA; via the coding sequence GTGTCACCGATCGCCAGCTACCGGCGCCTGTTCTCGCTCGCCGGCCCCCTCTACGTCCTCGTCGCGTTCGTCGGGCGGCTGCCCCTCGCGATGAGCCAGATGGGCACCCTCCTCCTCGTCTCCGGCACGACCGGCTCCTACGGGCTCGGCGGCGCCGCGGCCGGCGGGCTCGCCGTCGCCAACGCCGTCGGTGCGCCGTTCGCCGGCTCGCTCGCCGACCGGATCGGCCAGCGGCCGGTCGTCCTCGTGCAGTCCCTCGCCGGCGGCGCCGGGCTGCTCCTGCTCGTCGGGCTCGCCCACGGCGGGGCGGCCTCCGGGCTCGTCATCGCCTCGGCCGCGCTCGCCGGGCTGCTCATGCCGCAGGTCGGCCCGCTGGCCCGCGTGCGCTGGCGCCCGCTGACCCGCCACCAGGGCTCGCAGCAGCCGCGCCTGATGGAGACCGCCTTCTCGTACGAGGGCGCCGCCGACGAGGCGTCCTTCGTCATGGGCCCGGCCCTCATCGGCGTCCTCGCGGTGCTCGCCAGCCCGTCGGTGGCGCTCGTCGTCGCGGCGGTCCTGCTGCTCGGCTTCGGCACGGCGTTCGCGGTACACCACACCGCCGCCCTCACCCTCGCGCACCGGCCGTCGGCCGAGGGCGCCGGCCGGCTCGTCACCGCGACGTTCGTCGTGCTCCTGCTCGCGCAGCTCCTCATCGGCGTCGTCTTCGGGTCGGTGCAGACGGGCACGACCGTGCTGACGACGCTCGCCGGCCAGCCGGGGCTCGCCGGGCTCGTCCACGCGACGCTCGGCATCGGGTCGGTCATCGCGGGCCTCGCGGTCGCGGGCCTCCCGGCGCGCTTCACCGTCCCGTCGCGGGTGCTCGTCGCCGCGACCGGCCTCGCCGTGCTCAGCGCCCCGCTGCTGCTCACCGACTCGGTGCCGCGCCTGTTCCTCGTCGTCCTCGTCCTCGGCTTCGTCATCGCGCCGTACATGATCAGCGTCTTCATGCTCGGCGAGCGGGCGGTGCCGCCGGCGCGCATCGGGACGGCGATGACGCTGCTCGCGTCGACGACCGGGCTCGGCTACGCGATCGGGTCGGCGGTCGCGGGCCGGGTCGCCGACGTCCACGGGCACACCGGCGCCTTCACCGTCACCGTCTCGGCGGGTGTGCTCGCCATGCTGCTCGCCCTCTTCGGTCGTCCGCTGCTCACCCGGGCGACCCCCACCGCGCCCGCGCCGGCCGCGGCCCCGTCCCCCGCGACCGCCTGA